In Triticum aestivum cultivar Chinese Spring chromosome 5B, IWGSC CS RefSeq v2.1, whole genome shotgun sequence, the following proteins share a genomic window:
- the LOC542973 gene encoding thioredoxin M-type, chloroplastic: MALETCLRGWALYAPQAGIRERLSSGSYAPSRPRTAAPAVVSPSPYKSALVAARRPSRFVCKCKNVVDEVIVADEKNWDNMVIACESPVLVEFWAPWCGPCRMIAPVIDELAKDYVGKIKCCKVNTDDCPNIASTYGIRSIPTVLMFKDGEKKESVIGAVPKTTLCTIIDKYIGS, translated from the exons ATGGCCTTGGAGACATGCCTCAGGGGCTGGGCCCTGTACGCGCCCCAGGCTGGCATCAGGGAACGGCTTAGCAGTGGCAGCTACGCGCCATCCCGGCCAAggaccgccgcccccgccgtcgtctCGCCGTCCCCATACAAGTCCGCTCTGGTTGCGGCACGGCGGCCGTCTCGCTTCGTCTGCAAGTGCAAGAACGTCGTCGACGAAG TGATTGTGGCTGACGAGAAGAATTGGGATAACATGGTGATCGCGTGCGAGTCGCCGGTGCTGGTGGAGTTCTGGGCGCCGTGGTGCGGGCCGTGCCGGATGATTGCCCCGGTGATCGACGAACTGGCAAAGGACTACGTGGGGAAGATCAAGTGCTGCAAGGTGAACACGGACGACTGCCCAAACATCGCATCCACCTACGGCATCCGGAGCATCCCCACCGTGCTCATGTTCAAGGACGGCGAGAAGAAGGAGAGCGTCATCGGCGCCGTCCCGAAGACAACCCTCTGCACCATAATCGACAAGTACATCGGCAGCTAA